The sequence TGAAACGAGCCATCGAACATTTTGGTGAATCCGAGTATGGCAAGCTTCGTTTCGTAACGAAATTCCATCACGTCGACCATCTGCTTGATGCAAAGCATAACGGGAAAACAAGGTTCCGGTTCAGCATCAACGCAGATTATGTGATCAAGAATTTCGAGCCTGGTACATCTCCCCTGGATAAGCGACTTGAGGCAGCAGGAAAGGTAGCGAGAGCAGGGTATCCATTAGGATTCATTGTGGCACCTATCTATATCCATGAAGGATGGCAGGAAGGGTATAAGCAAATGTTTGAACATTTGGAAGCTCACCTGCCGGAAGAAGCGAAAAAGGATCTGACCTTTGAATTTATTCAACATCGTTTCACAAAACCGGCTAAAAGGGTCATAGAGAAAAATTATCCGATGACTAAACTTGAACTAAACGAAGAAGAACGTCGATATAAGTGGGGGAAATACGGGATAGGCAAGTATATTTATCAGAAGGATGAGGAGCAGGAAATGAAAGATCATCTGTATGCGTATATGGAGAAGCATTTTCCGAAAGCGAAGCTGGAGTATTTCACATAAAAAAAAGGGACTGATTACAATAGAATTTCAGTTGTAATCAGTCCTCTTAATGTAGTTGTGGAAGGATGTTTTCTAAATCTTTCACTCGCATGGCAATCTCATCACAAATTTCTTGATAGTGTACCCATTCTTCAATAGGTGTCTTGGAACGCTTCCTTGGATTAGGCAAATTCCAATAGATGACCTTATCTTCTAATTCAGATGGAATCTCAATCTTATCATCAAATTCTGTATCCTGAATCGCAACAATAACCGAAGCATCACCAAGTTCATTCATCTCGATGCGCGAAAGCGGGTAGGTACTAATGTCGATACATAACTCTTTCATTGCTAAAACGCTGAATTCAGCACGACTCTCGGCAACCCAACCTGCACTTTTGAACGACCAATCCGACACATCGAGCTTCTCAGCCCACCCTTCAGCTATCAAGCTGCGCTGTTGACTACTTGAAAGAAAATAGACTGTTTTATTCATTTTAGGTATTTTCCTTTCTATTTTCATGCTGTTATTACTATTTACCCAACCACGTAGTATTTAATCATTAAATGTAAAAAAGAAAAGATTGGAATTCAATTCATAGTAAGATTGAATCATGTTTCTCCCTGTTATTGTGGGTGTAGTGGGATGAAATATAGTAAATATGTTTTAAATCTCCCATAAACTTCTTCAATTATTAAAAAAATCAGTATAATAGGGGAGGGAGAATGAAGAAGCTAGAGGGATGAAATCTGAATGGGAAGGCAGCTTGGCACGAATTGCAGACTGTTTTTTTGAAGGAAGAAGAGAGAATGGTTTTGCAAGCTTTAATTTAGGGTAAACATCTTTTAATTATTTTGTATTTTTTATGGGGAGGGACATCTATGAAGTTTAATTTAACAACGAAGATTATCATCGCCTTGATCTTGGGGGCGATTGTGGGATTACTGCTCAATATTTTTGCTAAAGATATATTTGATATATTAGATCCTTATCTATTTACTCCG is a genomic window of Rossellomorea sp. y25 containing:
- the splB gene encoding spore photoproduct lyase, whose product is MVKPFVPQLVYFEPNALEYPLGKELKEKFEKMEVEIRYTTSHNQVRNLPGDNHFQKYRIAKSTLVVGVRKTLKFDTSKPSAEYAIPFATGCMGHCHYCYLQTTMGSKPYIRTYVNVDEIFESADKYIAERAPEFTRFEAACTSDIVGIDHLTHTLKRAIEHFGESEYGKLRFVTKFHHVDHLLDAKHNGKTRFRFSINADYVIKNFEPGTSPLDKRLEAAGKVARAGYPLGFIVAPIYIHEGWQEGYKQMFEHLEAHLPEEAKKDLTFEFIQHRFTKPAKRVIEKNYPMTKLELNEEERRYKWGKYGIGKYIYQKDEEQEMKDHLYAYMEKHFPKAKLEYFT
- a CDS encoding phosphatase, with product MNKTVYFLSSSQQRSLIAEGWAEKLDVSDWSFKSAGWVAESRAEFSVLAMKELCIDISTYPLSRIEMNELGDASVIVAIQDTEFDDKIEIPSELEDKVIYWNLPNPRKRSKTPIEEWVHYQEICDEIAMRVKDLENILPQLH